The segment CAGCATTATACCCCAAAGGTACAAACGAAAAACGTTGGCTAGATGGTGTATTAGCCAAAAAAAAAGGACTAGGATTTTAGGCGCAAAGCGAAGAATGAAGAATTAAAAGTTATTATTGTTTCTAAATTCCATAGGGCGCAAGCCTTGCGCCCCTACTTAATCCTGACTCCTAATATTATAAATTTTACTTATCACCACAGATACACCGAGAGCCAAAATTATGACACTTAAAAAACTAATCGAAACTAACGGAGAAGAAATCATCAAAATCGCATTGAAACACGGAGCGTATAACATTATAGTTTTTAGCTCTGTTGCCAGAGAAGAAGATGACGAAAACAGCGATATTGATTTTTTATTCGATTATGATTTAGAAAAAATTAGTCCGTGGTTTCCTTCTGGATTAATTCAAGACTTACAGTCACTTTTAGGTCGAGAAGTAGATATTATTACCGTTGAAGGATTAAAAGAACGTATTAAAAATAAAGTCCTAGAAGAAGCAATTTATTTATGAGAATAGTACTCTTTTTTCTTCTTTAGTGATACAATATATGAATAGCACTTTTGAATGGGATGAACAACGCAACAGAGAAAATCAAACAAAACACGGTATAGACTTTGAAACCGCTCAATATGTTTTTTTTGATAAAAACCGCTTGATCATCCATGATGCTAAACATAGTGAAAAAGAAGAACGTTGGTTTTGTATTGGCAAAGTCAATGATCAAGTCTTAACGGTACGTTTTACCTATCGTCATAATGTAATTCGTATTTTTGGTGCAGCTTCTTGGCGTAAATGGAGAAAATTTTATGAACAACACAACCTCTGATCCAGCAAAACCTATTGGTAATGTTACTATTGTCGAAGACTTTTTACCATCTCCAGAGCAATTAGTTCCCAAAAAAAAGACAGTCTCTGTGACTATAGAAATATCTGAAGATAGCATCAAGATTTTGCAACAAAAAGCAGAAAATTTAAATGATTCTTATCAAAATATTATCATCGAATTAATTGATAATTATATAAAACAGCAGCTAGAGAATAGCTTATGAACCATTAATATTTACCAGAAATATTGCATTTTTCAAAAGAAATCTGTTAGGGTAGGGTGTGTAGATGCGCCCATGCTTGCGCCCTAGTGTGTAGATAATAATTCTTAATTCTTAATTCTTAATTCCATCTAAAAGCTTATGAAACTAACACCTTGGTACAAAATAGAAAGTCTAACCCCTAGAGAAGATTTAAGACTAGGTACACCTGTTGATAATTCCGAATTTGCGGTGAATTTAGATCAGGTTAGAAACCAGACAGCACCCATTGATTATCAAAACCCTGAGAAATTTTTTGAGCGCACTTTTTTAACTAAATATCTACTGGAATTGTCTTCTCAAGTAGTCAGAAGATTAGCTGGTATAACCCAAGGAACAAATGCTATTTTTAATCTCTCCACTCAATTTGGAGGAGGGAAAACCCATAGTTTAACTTTACTTTATCATTTAGCTAAACAAGGAGATAAAGCTAATAAATATGTAGGTGTTCATAAAATTTTAGAACGTGCCGAAATTACCTCGATACCAACAGCAGCAGTAGCAGTATTTGTCGGTAATGAATTTGACTCTATACACGGACGCGGAGGGGATGATGGTACACCTTTTCGACAAACTCCTTGGGGAGAAATTGCCTTTCAATTAGGAGGAGAATCAGCTTATGAAATAATCAAACAACACGATCAAGAATTTATTGTACCTGGAGGAGATGTAATCCGTAAATTTTTACCTAAAGATAAGCCTAGTTTAATCTTAATCGATGAGGTAATTAATTATGTCTCTCGTTCACGTAAACAAGGATATAATCATTTACTCTATAATTTCTTACAATCTCTCTCAGAAACAGTTAGAAGTTTAGATAACGTCGTCTTGGTTATTTCTACTCCCGCTTCTGAATTAGAATACACCCCCGAAGATGCAGAAGATGAACAACGGTTTCAAAAAATGCTTAACCGCGTAGGTAAATCAATCATGCTTTCGGCTGAGTCAGAAACAGTGGAAATCATCAAACGACGCTTATTTGAATGGGATAGTCAAGCAGTAGCCCAAAATGGCACTATTATGCTTAACACTGAGGCTGTTAAGACTTGTAAAGCTTATGCACAGTGGATGCTTGCTAATCGTCAGCAACTACCTAGTTGGTTTCCCGTAGATAACGCTGAAGAACTTTTTATCGCGACTTATCCTTTTCATCCTATAGCTATCTCAGTATTTGAACGAAAATGGCAAAGTCTTCCTCGTTTTCAACGTACTAGAGGAATCTTAAAATTATTAGCCTTATGGGTGTCTAAAGCTTATCAAGAAGGATATCAGGGTTCAAGTAAAGAACCCTTGATTAGTTTAGGAACTGCACCCTTAGATGATCCTTCCTTTAGAGTAGCTTGTTTTGACCAATTAGGTACAGAAAATTTAGAAGCCGCGATAATTACCGATATTAGTGGTCGCAAAGACTCTCACGCGCTTAGATTAGATAATGATGCTATTCCCGAGATTAAAAAGGCTAAACTACATAGAAAAGTAGCAACTACTATCTTCTTTGAATCCAACGGTGGACAAACTAATCATAATGCTACCCTTCCTGAGATTCGTTTAGCTATAGGTGAGCCTGAATTAGAAATAGCTAATATTGAAACTGTTTTAGAAGGCTTACGGACTAACTCTTATTATTTAGCAGTCAATCAAACTAGTTATCGTTTTAATACTTACCCTAACCTTAATAAGATTCTAGCAGATCGTAAGGCTAGTATTCAAGATGAGAGAATTAGTAAACGAGTTTTAGAGGAAATTCAATCCTGTTTTCGTAGTGAATTGGGTGTTCATATCGTCCATTTTCCTGAACATTCCAGCAATATTCCTAATCAACCAGTTATTACTCTAGCTGTATTAAATCCCGAATATTCTAGCCAAGACGATCGCACTTTTAAACTAATGGAAACCTTGATTAAAGAATCTGGAACTCAAGCAAGAACTTATAAAAGTGCGGTTATTTTCTCCTACGTTGATACAGAACAAAAACTCAGAGATAATGCTAGAAGATTATTGGCTTGGTCAGATATTGAAAATGAAGAAACCTTACTAGACGAAGAACAAACTAAGCAGTTAAAAACAAGTCTTATCAAAGCAGAAAGTGATTTACGAGAGACTGTTTGGTTATCTTATAAAAATCTCTGTTATCTAGGTAAAGATAATAAGATTACCAGAGTAGATTTAGGCTTAATTACCTCTAGTCAAGCCGACTCCATGATTAAATTAATTATCAATCGTCTCAGACAAGATGGCGAGATTGAAGAATCAATTAACCCTAATTTTTTGCTCAGAAATTGGTCTCCTGCTTTTCCCGAATGGAGTACTAAAGCTATTCGAGATGCTTTTTTTGCTTCTCCTCAATTTCCGAGACTATTATCTGCAGAAGGAATTAAAACTACGATCGCCCGTGGAGTCAGTAGCGGAGTTTTCGCTTATGTAGGTAAAATAGGAGATAAATATGAACCCTTTACCTTCAAAACTAACCTTAGCCCTTCAGAAGTAGAAATCTCCGAGGATATGTACATTATTAAAGGGGAAGATGCAGAAATTTATCAGCAAAAAATCACCCAACCTCCTCAATTAACTACCCTAGTGATTACCCCAATTAATGTCAGTTTAAAACCCCAGACTCAACAAGCATTTTATGTGGAAGGAACAGATCAATATGGGGAGAAAATAGACACAGGTACAATTTCTTGGTCAGCTTTTGGTGGTAAAATTAACTCTGAAGGCTTATTCACTGCAGGAGATGCACAAGGTAATTATTTTGTCACAGCATCAGCCCAAGGTGTAGAAGCGAAAGCAAAGATTTCTATCACAGTTGCTGATTCTGATCCTATCTCCACAACTACTATAGTTGCTGAAAATACTCAAGAATATACAGTGGATTCTCTTAAGGAATCTATGATTAATTGGCAAGGAGAAATACCCGCTCAAAAATGGATGCAATTTTATACTAAGGTATTGACTAGATTTACTTCTAATAGAGATTTAAAACTTACCATAGAGGTCAAATTTACAGTTGAAGGCGATATTAGCGAACAACAAAAGAATGAAACTAAATCAGCTTTACAGGAATTAGGTTTAGACGATAATTGAGTTC is part of the Gloeocapsa sp. DLM2.Bin57 genome and harbors:
- a CDS encoding DNA polymerase subunit beta, which gives rise to MTLKKLIETNGEEIIKIALKHGAYNIIVFSSVAREEDDENSDIDFLFDYDLEKISPWFPSGLIQDLQSLLGREVDIITVEGLKERIKNKVLEEAIYL
- a CDS encoding BrnT family toxin produces the protein MNSTFEWDEQRNRENQTKHGIDFETAQYVFFDKNRLIIHDAKHSEKEERWFCIGKVNDQVLTVRFTYRHNVIRIFGAASWRKWRKFYEQHNL
- a CDS encoding ATP-binding protein, translated to MKLTPWYKIESLTPREDLRLGTPVDNSEFAVNLDQVRNQTAPIDYQNPEKFFERTFLTKYLLELSSQVVRRLAGITQGTNAIFNLSTQFGGGKTHSLTLLYHLAKQGDKANKYVGVHKILERAEITSIPTAAVAVFVGNEFDSIHGRGGDDGTPFRQTPWGEIAFQLGGESAYEIIKQHDQEFIVPGGDVIRKFLPKDKPSLILIDEVINYVSRSRKQGYNHLLYNFLQSLSETVRSLDNVVLVISTPASELEYTPEDAEDEQRFQKMLNRVGKSIMLSAESETVEIIKRRLFEWDSQAVAQNGTIMLNTEAVKTCKAYAQWMLANRQQLPSWFPVDNAEELFIATYPFHPIAISVFERKWQSLPRFQRTRGILKLLALWVSKAYQEGYQGSSKEPLISLGTAPLDDPSFRVACFDQLGTENLEAAIITDISGRKDSHALRLDNDAIPEIKKAKLHRKVATTIFFESNGGQTNHNATLPEIRLAIGEPELEIANIETVLEGLRTNSYYLAVNQTSYRFNTYPNLNKILADRKASIQDERISKRVLEEIQSCFRSELGVHIVHFPEHSSNIPNQPVITLAVLNPEYSSQDDRTFKLMETLIKESGTQARTYKSAVIFSYVDTEQKLRDNARRLLAWSDIENEETLLDEEQTKQLKTSLIKAESDLRETVWLSYKNLCYLGKDNKITRVDLGLITSSQADSMIKLIINRLRQDGEIEESINPNFLLRNWSPAFPEWSTKAIRDAFFASPQFPRLLSAEGIKTTIARGVSSGVFAYVGKIGDKYEPFTFKTNLSPSEVEISEDMYIIKGEDAEIYQQKITQPPQLTTLVITPINVSLKPQTQQAFYVEGTDQYGEKIDTGTISWSAFGGKINSEGLFTAGDAQGNYFVTASAQGVEAKAKISITVADSDPISTTTIVAENTQEYTVDSLKESMINWQGEIPAQKWMQFYTKVLTRFTSNRDLKLTIEVKFTVEGDISEQQKNETKSALQELGLDDN